Proteins from a genomic interval of Trifolium pratense cultivar HEN17-A07 linkage group LG6, ARS_RC_1.1, whole genome shotgun sequence:
- the LOC123888602 gene encoding phosphatidylinositol/phosphatidylcholine transfer protein SFH9 isoform X1 — MQGDGLLVQEDERNRSLEPETSEDEWRKSRARSLRRRAMTASTRLTYSLRKRNKRVADYQFDSIIIEDVRDAKEEEAVNSFRMALLTRDLLLDSHDNYHTMLRFLKARKFDIDKTVQMWADMLHWRKEYGVDSILQDFIYKEYEDVQRYYPHGMHGVDKEGRPVYIERLGQVEPNKLMNVTTIDRFLKYHVQGFEKMFKVKFPACSIAAKRHIDKTTTIIDVHGVVNSMLKTIFQNSLNNNLWKSKFIATLYILQNWLSFSKIANELVMRMQKIDGDNYPETLNQMFIVNAGSGFKLIWNTAKGFLDPRTTAKINVLGNKFQSRLLEIIDSCQLPDFLGGTCSCPNDGGCLRSNKGPWNDPDILKLLNSREATKPTIFGSSSVADRLDAESYASMVTHKLVTSTEISEPGPTSEATLIPSTFMQSVPSSENKRMRGRGPICNLVEPNNDAKEVGDDDLPSGSSNNHSRRRPNKLISYITSTLDLVIVKVLACIYLLFAALRNFFVVRSANNEPGSHQKIQLVESSSLQQLITPAIKEPIWQRLRDLEAVVTEMANKPRTIPPEKEDILQESLSRIKGIEYDLQKTRKALLATASKQAELAESLENLKDNNFDGTKSCWRKNSKRYPPGR, encoded by the exons ATGCAAG GAGATGGATTATTAGTTCAAGAAGATGAGAGGAATAGAAGTTTAGAGCCTGAGACCTCTGAGGATGAGTGGCGCAAGTCTCGAGCTAGATCTCTTAGGAGGAGAGCAATGACTGCTTCAACGAGACTCACTTATAGTCTCCGGAAGCGTAATAAACGTGTAGCGGATTATCAATTTGATTCAATTATTATAGAAGATGTTCGTGATGCCAAAGAGGAAGAAGCTGTGAATTCATTTCGCATGGCTCTACTTACAAGAGATCTGCTTCTAGATTCCCATGATAATTATCACACAATGCTGAG GTTTCTGAAGGCCAGAAAGTTTGACATTGATAAAACAGTCCAGATGTGGGCAGATATGCTTCATTGGAGAAAGGAGTATGGAGTAGATTCTATTTTACAG GATTTCATATATAAGGAGTATGAAGACGTTCAGCGTTATTACCCTCATGGTATGCATGGTGTGGACAAAGAGGGGCGACCAGTTTATATTGAGAGACTTGGCCAAGTTGAACCCAACAAATTGATGAATGTCACCACAATAGAtcgatttttaaaatatcatgttcAAGGATTTGAGAAAATGTTTAAAGTGAAATTCCCAGCATGTTCTATAGCAGCAAAGCGGCACATAgataaaacaacaacaataattgaTGTGCACGGCGTGGTAAATTCTATGCTTAAAACAATATTTCAGAATAGCTTAAATAACAATCTGTGGAAATCAAAGTTTATTGCTACTTTATATATTTTGCAGAATTGGTTGAGCTTTAGCAAAATTGCAAATGAACTTGTTATGCGCATGCAAAAAATTGATGGTGATAACTACCCTGAG ACATTAAACCAGATGTTCATTGTTAATGCTGGTAGTGGATTCAAGCTAATATGGAATACAGCAAAAGGATTTCTTGATCCAAGGACCACAGCcaaaataaat GTTTTGGGCAACAAGTTTCAGAGCAGATTGTTAGAGATTATAGACTCAtg CCAACTTCCTGATTTTCTCGGTGGAACTTGTTCATGCCCAAATGATGGAGGATGTCTTCGATCTAACAAGGGACCTTGGAATGATCCTGACATTTTGAAA TTGTTAAATTCTAGAGAAGCAACAAAGCCAACGATATTTGGAAGTTCTTCTGTTGCTGATAGATTAGACGCCGAGTCATATGCTAGCATGGTCACTCATAAATTG GTTACAAGCACTGAAATATCTGAACCTGGACCAACGTCAGAAGCAACATTGATTCCTTCTACCTTTATGCAATCAGTTCCTTCTAGTGAGAAT AAAAGGATGAGAGGCCGTGGACCTATCTGCAACCTAGTTGAGCCAAACAATGATGCCAAAGAAGTGGGTGATGATGATTTACCAA GTGGTTCAAGCAACAATCATTCAAGAAGACGACCAAATAAGCTAATTTCCTATATCACTAGTACATTGGATCTAGTCATAGTCAAAGTGTTAGcttgtatatatttattatttgcaGCACTGAGGAATTTTTTTGTGGTTCGCTCTGCCAACAACGAACCAGGAAGCCATCAGAAAATCCAGCTAGTGGAATCCAGCTCTCTGCAACAATTAATCACTCCGGCAATAAAGGAGCCAATTTGGCAGAGGTTGCGGGATTTGGAGGCAGTAGTGACTGAGATGGCTAATAAACCTAGAACAATTCCTCCTGAGAAAGAGGATATTCTTCAAGAGTCGTTGAGTCGTATAAAAGGAATAGAATATGACTTGCAAAAGACAAGAAAG GCACTGCTTGCAACTGCTTCGAAGCAAGCTGAGCTTGCTGAGTCACTGGAAAACTTAAAGGATAATAATTTTGAT GGGACAAAATCATGTTGGCGTAAAAATAGTAAACGATATCCCCCTGGAAGATGA
- the LOC123888602 gene encoding phosphatidylinositol/phosphatidylcholine transfer protein SFH9 isoform X3 codes for MQGDGLLVQEDERNRSLEPETSEDEWRKSRARSLRRRAMTASTRLTYSLRKRNKRVADYQFDSIIIEDVRDAKEEEAVNSFRMALLTRDLLLDSHDNYHTMLRFLKARKFDIDKTVQMWADMLHWRKEYGVDSILQDFIYKEYEDVQRYYPHGMHGVDKEGRPVYIERLGQVEPNKLMNVTTIDRFLKYHVQGFEKMFKVKFPACSIAAKRHIDKTTTIIDVHGVNWLSFSKIANELVMRMQKIDGDNYPETLNQMFIVNAGSGFKLIWNTAKGFLDPRTTAKINVLGNKFQSRLLEIIDSCQLPDFLGGTCSCPNDGGCLRSNKGPWNDPDILKLLNSREATKPTIFGSSSVADRLDAESYASMVTHKLVTSTEISEPGPTSEATLIPSTFMQSVPSSENKRMRGRGPICNLVEPNNDAKEVGDDDLPSGSSNNHSRRRPNKLISYITSTLDLVIVKVLACIYLLFAALRNFFVVRSANNEPGSHQKIQLVESSSLQQLITPAIKEPIWQRLRDLEAVVTEMANKPRTIPPEKEDILQESLSRIKGIEYDLQKTRKALLATASKQAELAESLENLKDNNFDGTKSCWRKNSKRYPPGR; via the exons ATGCAAG GAGATGGATTATTAGTTCAAGAAGATGAGAGGAATAGAAGTTTAGAGCCTGAGACCTCTGAGGATGAGTGGCGCAAGTCTCGAGCTAGATCTCTTAGGAGGAGAGCAATGACTGCTTCAACGAGACTCACTTATAGTCTCCGGAAGCGTAATAAACGTGTAGCGGATTATCAATTTGATTCAATTATTATAGAAGATGTTCGTGATGCCAAAGAGGAAGAAGCTGTGAATTCATTTCGCATGGCTCTACTTACAAGAGATCTGCTTCTAGATTCCCATGATAATTATCACACAATGCTGAG GTTTCTGAAGGCCAGAAAGTTTGACATTGATAAAACAGTCCAGATGTGGGCAGATATGCTTCATTGGAGAAAGGAGTATGGAGTAGATTCTATTTTACAG GATTTCATATATAAGGAGTATGAAGACGTTCAGCGTTATTACCCTCATGGTATGCATGGTGTGGACAAAGAGGGGCGACCAGTTTATATTGAGAGACTTGGCCAAGTTGAACCCAACAAATTGATGAATGTCACCACAATAGAtcgatttttaaaatatcatgttcAAGGATTTGAGAAAATGTTTAAAGTGAAATTCCCAGCATGTTCTATAGCAGCAAAGCGGCACATAgataaaacaacaacaataattgaTGTGCACGGCGTG AATTGGTTGAGCTTTAGCAAAATTGCAAATGAACTTGTTATGCGCATGCAAAAAATTGATGGTGATAACTACCCTGAG ACATTAAACCAGATGTTCATTGTTAATGCTGGTAGTGGATTCAAGCTAATATGGAATACAGCAAAAGGATTTCTTGATCCAAGGACCACAGCcaaaataaat GTTTTGGGCAACAAGTTTCAGAGCAGATTGTTAGAGATTATAGACTCAtg CCAACTTCCTGATTTTCTCGGTGGAACTTGTTCATGCCCAAATGATGGAGGATGTCTTCGATCTAACAAGGGACCTTGGAATGATCCTGACATTTTGAAA TTGTTAAATTCTAGAGAAGCAACAAAGCCAACGATATTTGGAAGTTCTTCTGTTGCTGATAGATTAGACGCCGAGTCATATGCTAGCATGGTCACTCATAAATTG GTTACAAGCACTGAAATATCTGAACCTGGACCAACGTCAGAAGCAACATTGATTCCTTCTACCTTTATGCAATCAGTTCCTTCTAGTGAGAAT AAAAGGATGAGAGGCCGTGGACCTATCTGCAACCTAGTTGAGCCAAACAATGATGCCAAAGAAGTGGGTGATGATGATTTACCAA GTGGTTCAAGCAACAATCATTCAAGAAGACGACCAAATAAGCTAATTTCCTATATCACTAGTACATTGGATCTAGTCATAGTCAAAGTGTTAGcttgtatatatttattatttgcaGCACTGAGGAATTTTTTTGTGGTTCGCTCTGCCAACAACGAACCAGGAAGCCATCAGAAAATCCAGCTAGTGGAATCCAGCTCTCTGCAACAATTAATCACTCCGGCAATAAAGGAGCCAATTTGGCAGAGGTTGCGGGATTTGGAGGCAGTAGTGACTGAGATGGCTAATAAACCTAGAACAATTCCTCCTGAGAAAGAGGATATTCTTCAAGAGTCGTTGAGTCGTATAAAAGGAATAGAATATGACTTGCAAAAGACAAGAAAG GCACTGCTTGCAACTGCTTCGAAGCAAGCTGAGCTTGCTGAGTCACTGGAAAACTTAAAGGATAATAATTTTGAT GGGACAAAATCATGTTGGCGTAAAAATAGTAAACGATATCCCCCTGGAAGATGA
- the LOC123888602 gene encoding phosphatidylinositol/phosphatidylcholine transfer protein SFH9 isoform X4 yields MQVQEDERNRSLEPETSEDEWRKSRARSLRRRAMTASTRLTYSLRKRNKRVADYQFDSIIIEDVRDAKEEEAVNSFRMALLTRDLLLDSHDNYHTMLRFLKARKFDIDKTVQMWADMLHWRKEYGVDSILQDFIYKEYEDVQRYYPHGMHGVDKEGRPVYIERLGQVEPNKLMNVTTIDRFLKYHVQGFEKMFKVKFPACSIAAKRHIDKTTTIIDVHGVNWLSFSKIANELVMRMQKIDGDNYPETLNQMFIVNAGSGFKLIWNTAKGFLDPRTTAKINVLGNKFQSRLLEIIDSCQLPDFLGGTCSCPNDGGCLRSNKGPWNDPDILKLLNSREATKPTIFGSSSVADRLDAESYASMVTHKLVTSTEISEPGPTSEATLIPSTFMQSVPSSENKRMRGRGPICNLVEPNNDAKEVGDDDLPSGSSNNHSRRRPNKLISYITSTLDLVIVKVLACIYLLFAALRNFFVVRSANNEPGSHQKIQLVESSSLQQLITPAIKEPIWQRLRDLEAVVTEMANKPRTIPPEKEDILQESLSRIKGIEYDLQKTRKALLATASKQAELAESLENLKDNNFDGTKSCWRKNSKRYPPGR; encoded by the exons ATGCAAG TTCAAGAAGATGAGAGGAATAGAAGTTTAGAGCCTGAGACCTCTGAGGATGAGTGGCGCAAGTCTCGAGCTAGATCTCTTAGGAGGAGAGCAATGACTGCTTCAACGAGACTCACTTATAGTCTCCGGAAGCGTAATAAACGTGTAGCGGATTATCAATTTGATTCAATTATTATAGAAGATGTTCGTGATGCCAAAGAGGAAGAAGCTGTGAATTCATTTCGCATGGCTCTACTTACAAGAGATCTGCTTCTAGATTCCCATGATAATTATCACACAATGCTGAG GTTTCTGAAGGCCAGAAAGTTTGACATTGATAAAACAGTCCAGATGTGGGCAGATATGCTTCATTGGAGAAAGGAGTATGGAGTAGATTCTATTTTACAG GATTTCATATATAAGGAGTATGAAGACGTTCAGCGTTATTACCCTCATGGTATGCATGGTGTGGACAAAGAGGGGCGACCAGTTTATATTGAGAGACTTGGCCAAGTTGAACCCAACAAATTGATGAATGTCACCACAATAGAtcgatttttaaaatatcatgttcAAGGATTTGAGAAAATGTTTAAAGTGAAATTCCCAGCATGTTCTATAGCAGCAAAGCGGCACATAgataaaacaacaacaataattgaTGTGCACGGCGTG AATTGGTTGAGCTTTAGCAAAATTGCAAATGAACTTGTTATGCGCATGCAAAAAATTGATGGTGATAACTACCCTGAG ACATTAAACCAGATGTTCATTGTTAATGCTGGTAGTGGATTCAAGCTAATATGGAATACAGCAAAAGGATTTCTTGATCCAAGGACCACAGCcaaaataaat GTTTTGGGCAACAAGTTTCAGAGCAGATTGTTAGAGATTATAGACTCAtg CCAACTTCCTGATTTTCTCGGTGGAACTTGTTCATGCCCAAATGATGGAGGATGTCTTCGATCTAACAAGGGACCTTGGAATGATCCTGACATTTTGAAA TTGTTAAATTCTAGAGAAGCAACAAAGCCAACGATATTTGGAAGTTCTTCTGTTGCTGATAGATTAGACGCCGAGTCATATGCTAGCATGGTCACTCATAAATTG GTTACAAGCACTGAAATATCTGAACCTGGACCAACGTCAGAAGCAACATTGATTCCTTCTACCTTTATGCAATCAGTTCCTTCTAGTGAGAAT AAAAGGATGAGAGGCCGTGGACCTATCTGCAACCTAGTTGAGCCAAACAATGATGCCAAAGAAGTGGGTGATGATGATTTACCAA GTGGTTCAAGCAACAATCATTCAAGAAGACGACCAAATAAGCTAATTTCCTATATCACTAGTACATTGGATCTAGTCATAGTCAAAGTGTTAGcttgtatatatttattatttgcaGCACTGAGGAATTTTTTTGTGGTTCGCTCTGCCAACAACGAACCAGGAAGCCATCAGAAAATCCAGCTAGTGGAATCCAGCTCTCTGCAACAATTAATCACTCCGGCAATAAAGGAGCCAATTTGGCAGAGGTTGCGGGATTTGGAGGCAGTAGTGACTGAGATGGCTAATAAACCTAGAACAATTCCTCCTGAGAAAGAGGATATTCTTCAAGAGTCGTTGAGTCGTATAAAAGGAATAGAATATGACTTGCAAAAGACAAGAAAG GCACTGCTTGCAACTGCTTCGAAGCAAGCTGAGCTTGCTGAGTCACTGGAAAACTTAAAGGATAATAATTTTGAT GGGACAAAATCATGTTGGCGTAAAAATAGTAAACGATATCCCCCTGGAAGATGA
- the LOC123888602 gene encoding phosphatidylinositol/phosphatidylcholine transfer protein SFH9 isoform X2, with protein sequence MTVILGDGLLVQEDERNRSLEPETSEDEWRKSRARSLRRRAMTASTRLTYSLRKRNKRVADYQFDSIIIEDVRDAKEEEAVNSFRMALLTRDLLLDSHDNYHTMLRFLKARKFDIDKTVQMWADMLHWRKEYGVDSILQDFIYKEYEDVQRYYPHGMHGVDKEGRPVYIERLGQVEPNKLMNVTTIDRFLKYHVQGFEKMFKVKFPACSIAAKRHIDKTTTIIDVHGVNWLSFSKIANELVMRMQKIDGDNYPETLNQMFIVNAGSGFKLIWNTAKGFLDPRTTAKINVLGNKFQSRLLEIIDSCQLPDFLGGTCSCPNDGGCLRSNKGPWNDPDILKLLNSREATKPTIFGSSSVADRLDAESYASMVTHKLVTSTEISEPGPTSEATLIPSTFMQSVPSSENKRMRGRGPICNLVEPNNDAKEVGDDDLPSGSSNNHSRRRPNKLISYITSTLDLVIVKVLACIYLLFAALRNFFVVRSANNEPGSHQKIQLVESSSLQQLITPAIKEPIWQRLRDLEAVVTEMANKPRTIPPEKEDILQESLSRIKGIEYDLQKTRKALLATASKQAELAESLENLKDNNFDGTKSCWRKNSKRYPPGR encoded by the exons ATGACTGTGATTTTAGGAGATGGATTATTAGTTCAAGAAGATGAGAGGAATAGAAGTTTAGAGCCTGAGACCTCTGAGGATGAGTGGCGCAAGTCTCGAGCTAGATCTCTTAGGAGGAGAGCAATGACTGCTTCAACGAGACTCACTTATAGTCTCCGGAAGCGTAATAAACGTGTAGCGGATTATCAATTTGATTCAATTATTATAGAAGATGTTCGTGATGCCAAAGAGGAAGAAGCTGTGAATTCATTTCGCATGGCTCTACTTACAAGAGATCTGCTTCTAGATTCCCATGATAATTATCACACAATGCTGAG GTTTCTGAAGGCCAGAAAGTTTGACATTGATAAAACAGTCCAGATGTGGGCAGATATGCTTCATTGGAGAAAGGAGTATGGAGTAGATTCTATTTTACAG GATTTCATATATAAGGAGTATGAAGACGTTCAGCGTTATTACCCTCATGGTATGCATGGTGTGGACAAAGAGGGGCGACCAGTTTATATTGAGAGACTTGGCCAAGTTGAACCCAACAAATTGATGAATGTCACCACAATAGAtcgatttttaaaatatcatgttcAAGGATTTGAGAAAATGTTTAAAGTGAAATTCCCAGCATGTTCTATAGCAGCAAAGCGGCACATAgataaaacaacaacaataattgaTGTGCACGGCGTG AATTGGTTGAGCTTTAGCAAAATTGCAAATGAACTTGTTATGCGCATGCAAAAAATTGATGGTGATAACTACCCTGAG ACATTAAACCAGATGTTCATTGTTAATGCTGGTAGTGGATTCAAGCTAATATGGAATACAGCAAAAGGATTTCTTGATCCAAGGACCACAGCcaaaataaat GTTTTGGGCAACAAGTTTCAGAGCAGATTGTTAGAGATTATAGACTCAtg CCAACTTCCTGATTTTCTCGGTGGAACTTGTTCATGCCCAAATGATGGAGGATGTCTTCGATCTAACAAGGGACCTTGGAATGATCCTGACATTTTGAAA TTGTTAAATTCTAGAGAAGCAACAAAGCCAACGATATTTGGAAGTTCTTCTGTTGCTGATAGATTAGACGCCGAGTCATATGCTAGCATGGTCACTCATAAATTG GTTACAAGCACTGAAATATCTGAACCTGGACCAACGTCAGAAGCAACATTGATTCCTTCTACCTTTATGCAATCAGTTCCTTCTAGTGAGAAT AAAAGGATGAGAGGCCGTGGACCTATCTGCAACCTAGTTGAGCCAAACAATGATGCCAAAGAAGTGGGTGATGATGATTTACCAA GTGGTTCAAGCAACAATCATTCAAGAAGACGACCAAATAAGCTAATTTCCTATATCACTAGTACATTGGATCTAGTCATAGTCAAAGTGTTAGcttgtatatatttattatttgcaGCACTGAGGAATTTTTTTGTGGTTCGCTCTGCCAACAACGAACCAGGAAGCCATCAGAAAATCCAGCTAGTGGAATCCAGCTCTCTGCAACAATTAATCACTCCGGCAATAAAGGAGCCAATTTGGCAGAGGTTGCGGGATTTGGAGGCAGTAGTGACTGAGATGGCTAATAAACCTAGAACAATTCCTCCTGAGAAAGAGGATATTCTTCAAGAGTCGTTGAGTCGTATAAAAGGAATAGAATATGACTTGCAAAAGACAAGAAAG GCACTGCTTGCAACTGCTTCGAAGCAAGCTGAGCTTGCTGAGTCACTGGAAAACTTAAAGGATAATAATTTTGAT GGGACAAAATCATGTTGGCGTAAAAATAGTAAACGATATCCCCCTGGAAGATGA